From the Desulfomonilia bacterium genome, one window contains:
- the dnaA gene encoding chromosomal replication initiator protein DnaA: protein MSGSANTRGVLFDGIAPSEQALLNQIEIEEREGSVFVKCPNLFIQQHVKRNYTDRIRDALGRDVEFIISEKSPEPPKQVKKPVQMMLPEASPMATGVNPKYTFDNFVVGKCNAFAFQAAKAVVEEGTRYSPLYYYSDTGLGKSHIAHAIGNGIIGRRKGVKAKYTTAQDFSQEYVYAVRNDCLDKFKRTYRCGLDLLFIDDVHVFSSKEKTQMEVSSLLDDIMAMGTQVVFAGYRPPGTIQQLDKGLKSRMSSGLLIHIKSPDMLTRSAIVRAKAGAENIIMPDEVVEFISGTVVSNIRDLESAVMTVIAMASLMKREINMDIVHEALEGTITRRTRIDIPFILEVVSRNFGIDKDALVSPSRKKEIAYPRQIAIYLCRQYTRDSLQTIGEAFGRKHSSVIHTLEVMDAQYRDNLKTKKEVDFIMEKIEAGV from the coding sequence ATGTCCGGTTCCGCGAACACAAGGGGTGTTCTTTTCGACGGTATCGCTCCGTCCGAACAGGCGCTGCTGAATCAGATAGAAATCGAAGAAAGGGAGGGTTCTGTATTTGTAAAGTGTCCGAACCTCTTTATTCAGCAGCATGTTAAACGAAATTATACCGACAGGATCAGGGATGCCTTGGGAAGAGATGTCGAGTTCATCATTTCAGAGAAGTCTCCTGAGCCTCCTAAACAGGTAAAGAAGCCGGTTCAGATGATGCTTCCTGAGGCGTCACCTATGGCAACCGGGGTAAATCCCAAATATACTTTTGATAATTTTGTTGTAGGGAAATGCAATGCATTCGCATTTCAAGCTGCAAAGGCTGTCGTGGAAGAAGGTACCAGGTATTCACCGCTGTATTATTATTCCGATACCGGACTGGGAAAGAGCCACATCGCACATGCAATCGGCAACGGAATAATAGGAAGGAGAAAGGGTGTAAAGGCTAAGTACACGACAGCCCAGGACTTTTCACAGGAGTATGTGTATGCAGTCAGGAATGACTGCCTTGACAAGTTCAAGAGAACCTACAGGTGCGGCCTGGACCTGCTGTTCATAGACGATGTCCATGTTTTTTCAAGCAAGGAAAAAACCCAGATGGAGGTCTCCTCCCTGCTCGATGACATCATGGCTATGGGCACACAGGTCGTGTTCGCGGGATACAGGCCGCCGGGTACCATACAGCAGCTTGACAAGGGGCTCAAATCAAGGATGTCTTCGGGGCTGTTGATACATATCAAATCGCCTGACATGCTCACAAGATCGGCGATTGTCAGGGCAAAGGCCGGTGCCGAGAATATAATCATGCCTGACGAGGTCGTGGAATTTATAAGCGGTACTGTCGTAAGCAATATAAGAGACCTTGAAAGTGCGGTCATGACTGTAATAGCAATGGCCTCACTCATGAAGCGTGAGATAAATATGGATATCGTGCATGAGGCGCTTGAAGGTACTATTACAAGAAGGACTCGCATAGATATTCCATTTATCCTTGAGGTTGTTTCGAGGAATTTCGGCATTGATAAAGATGCCCTAGTGTCTCCTTCACGGAAAAAGGAAATTGCCTATCCCCGGCAGATTGCGATTTACCTCTGCCGTCAGTACACAAGGGATTCGTTGCAGACAATAGGCGAGGCATTCGGAAGAAAGCATTCATCAGTCATCCATACTCTTGAAGTCATGGATGCCCAGTACAGGGACAATCTCAAGACGAAAAAGGAAGTGGATTTTATTATGGAGAAGATAGAGGCAGGCGTCTGA
- a CDS encoding Ig-like domain-containing protein, translating into MERMQRCSVKEFIKYISIILISFIAFMPACGGGGGGSDGGAGDDLAIVSTTPADGATDVDITTTVQLVFNTPVDPATLESEGAGSFVDSEGDDVDLDLSISGDGKTVTLTPKEPLDYGETYTLTLYAGVVKNTSGKGLVSDASFSFTTEAQPESFGVSSRSPASDATNVSINTAIDIVFNMPLNQSTVSATTFNVTHGGTPVNGSITFPTAYTARLTPTAALSYGTLYTVTLTSGIHNHLGQALAGQSYNFTTAVDPDALTVDSTTPASAAENVSVSTSIIVVFNQSINWNTVNNTTFIVKIHGTSNPISGNYHTDNRTVVFTPNTPGFSYGTQYDVTITTGLQSSEGHALAADYNFSFTTISQPDTFYVASNVPNDDATDVSVNAPIVITFNMAVDIGTVAYGSSFSVIAEGVASPVEGAITFSQQNTVMTFTPIEALSTDTVYWVNLTHDIKSAVGSLPLFAKEYTFTTSAATHNSGDPDMGFGTGGIVKALIGSWSSSGALLLMPDGTIVAGGGSFHGSSDYRFAVAAFDFIDGSYIGSVTTPIEGSTGSRIERLALQGDKLIAAGNWTESESDESIPVLVRYASGALDPTFGSNGVVKEPFSDTGMRELSDMMVLDSNKILGTGVYYSTSSPNYNGFLVRYNENGTRDASFGTNGLVTITYGSHNYASRCFDIRSNGKIVIGGIYTDDMTTFHYVLTQYNADGTLDTGFGTNGFAVSDLTFTDPDNMSGDIILQDDGKIVMTGKYSDGSKLVFLVARFNSNGSVDTSFGTNGKTTTSIGTGDAQACTIVFDNTGNIIVAGLSKNGTTNMLALARYTAGGVLDTTFGNGGTVTMDTGMGTSISRSMNVLVQPSDGKIVVTCRGGDDMGNGVFAVARFWS; encoded by the coding sequence ATGGAAAGAATGCAACGTTGTTCAGTAAAAGAATTCATAAAATACATTTCAATTATACTTATTTCTTTTATTGCATTTATGCCGGCGTGTGGAGGTGGCGGTGGTGGTAGCGACGGCGGAGCAGGTGATGATCTGGCCATTGTTTCCACAACTCCTGCAGACGGGGCGACTGATGTTGATATTACTACAACAGTGCAGCTTGTTTTCAATACCCCGGTTGACCCTGCTACGCTGGAAAGCGAAGGTGCAGGATCCTTCGTTGACAGCGAAGGTGATGACGTTGATCTGGATTTGAGTATAAGCGGCGACGGAAAGACAGTAACGTTGACGCCTAAAGAGCCGCTTGACTACGGCGAGACATATACGCTTACACTCTATGCGGGCGTAGTAAAAAACACTTCCGGCAAAGGTCTCGTATCGGATGCCAGCTTCAGCTTCACGACCGAGGCTCAGCCCGAGTCGTTTGGCGTTTCATCCAGGTCTCCGGCCTCTGATGCGACAAATGTTTCCATAAATACTGCAATAGATATAGTCTTTAATATGCCTCTCAATCAGTCAACCGTTTCAGCAACCACTTTCAATGTCACGCACGGCGGTACGCCCGTTAACGGTAGTATAACGTTTCCGACGGCTTATACCGCAAGGTTGACACCAACGGCGGCGCTTAGCTACGGAACCTTATATACTGTTACGCTTACATCAGGCATTCATAACCATCTCGGCCAGGCGCTTGCCGGGCAGTCCTATAATTTTACAACGGCAGTGGACCCTGATGCGCTCACGGTTGATTCGACCACTCCCGCTTCAGCCGCAGAAAATGTCAGTGTTTCGACATCCATTATCGTGGTTTTCAATCAGAGTATAAATTGGAATACAGTTAACAACACGACATTCATTGTTAAAATTCATGGAACTTCAAACCCGATAAGCGGAAATTACCACACGGACAACAGAACAGTAGTATTTACACCTAATACGCCAGGCTTCAGTTACGGAACTCAATATGATGTAACGATAACAACGGGCCTGCAGAGCAGTGAGGGGCATGCCCTGGCTGCAGACTATAACTTCAGTTTTACAACGATTAGCCAGCCGGATACATTCTATGTTGCTAGCAATGTTCCGAACGATGACGCGACCGATGTGTCGGTGAATGCCCCGATTGTTATAACATTCAATATGGCTGTAGATATTGGAACAGTGGCATATGGCAGTTCTTTCAGCGTTATTGCAGAAGGAGTAGCATCCCCTGTTGAAGGCGCAATCACATTTTCGCAACAGAATACTGTCATGACCTTCACCCCGATTGAAGCGCTATCGACAGATACTGTTTACTGGGTCAATCTGACCCATGATATTAAAAGTGCTGTCGGGTCGCTTCCTCTATTTGCTAAAGAATACACATTCACAACTTCAGCCGCCACGCACAACAGCGGCGACCCTGATATGGGATTCGGCACAGGCGGAATCGTAAAGGCTTTAATCGGAAGCTGGTCCAGTTCGGGCGCCTTGTTATTGATGCCTGACGGCACCATTGTTGCAGGCGGAGGAAGCTTTCACGGCTCATCGGACTACAGATTTGCAGTTGCCGCATTCGATTTTATCGACGGTTCTTATATTGGATCAGTTACGACGCCTATTGAAGGTAGCACGGGATCGAGGATCGAAAGACTTGCCCTTCAAGGAGATAAGCTGATCGCTGCCGGAAACTGGACGGAGAGTGAAAGTGACGAAAGCATCCCCGTTCTTGTCAGATACGCCAGCGGAGCGCTTGACCCAACCTTCGGTTCAAACGGAGTGGTCAAGGAGCCTTTCAGCGATACTGGCATGAGAGAATTGAGTGATATGATGGTGCTCGACAGCAACAAGATACTCGGTACTGGCGTTTATTACAGCACCAGTTCCCCCAACTATAACGGTTTCCTGGTGCGGTATAATGAAAACGGCACGCGTGATGCATCATTCGGCACGAACGGTCTGGTTACGATAACATATGGAAGCCATAATTATGCTTCGAGGTGCTTCGATATCCGCAGCAACGGGAAGATAGTCATCGGAGGAATTTATACTGATGATATGACTACATTCCATTATGTGCTCACGCAGTATAACGCTGACGGTACGCTCGATACCGGTTTCGGAACTAACGGATTTGCCGTTTCCGATTTAACCTTTACCGATCCTGACAATATGAGCGGTGATATAATTCTCCAGGATGACGGAAAGATAGTAATGACAGGAAAATATTCCGACGGATCGAAACTGGTATTCCTTGTAGCAAGATTCAACAGCAACGGATCGGTTGATACTTCATTCGGCACGAACGGAAAAACCACCACATCGATCGGCACCGGTGACGCCCAGGCCTGCACCATTGTTTTTGACAACACAGGTAATATAATCGTTGCCGGATTGTCCAAGAACGGTACAACCAACATGCTCGCGCTTGCAAGGTACACTGCAGGCGGTGTACTTGACACCACCTTCGGTAATGGTGGGACAGTTACAATGGATACGGGTATGGGAACTTCGATCTCAAGGAGCATGAATGTCCTTGTACAGCCTTCTGATGGAAAGATAGTCGTAACATGCAGAGGCGGTGACGACATGGGCAACGGCGTATTTGCAGTAGCAAGGTTCTGGTCGTAA
- a CDS encoding TetR/AcrR family transcriptional regulator: MPRKNVKEERRLQIFEALSVCLKEKSFEKTSIKDIAKVAGVNHGVLHYYFESKESILLHYIDHVMEYYGSQFKEWLGAKDTSGCSRQDFIQEIFEFANSKITLNKDLSRLFVEIWEIALYNPSVRKKLQQTYSQWIGTITSMIEGTSSDNINMEILSTAMVAFWEGMALFSTIIDTRKLNIEGVLTGFQQQILKLL; the protein is encoded by the coding sequence ATGCCGAGAAAAAATGTCAAGGAAGAGCGGAGGCTGCAGATTTTTGAAGCTCTCAGTGTTTGTCTTAAGGAAAAATCCTTCGAAAAAACCTCCATCAAGGATATAGCAAAGGTTGCCGGAGTGAATCATGGAGTCCTGCACTACTACTTCGAAAGCAAGGAAAGCATCCTTCTGCATTATATAGATCATGTTATGGAATATTACGGTTCCCAGTTCAAGGAATGGCTTGGGGCAAAGGATACATCCGGATGTTCGCGCCAGGACTTTATCCAAGAAATATTTGAATTTGCAAACAGCAAGATCACTTTAAACAAAGACCTTTCCAGGCTGTTCGTGGAGATATGGGAGATAGCCCTGTACAACCCGTCAGTCAGAAAAAAACTCCAGCAGACCTATTCACAATGGATCGGGACCATAACATCCATGATCGAAGGCACATCGTCCGATAATATCAACATGGAAATACTGAGTACGGCCATGGTTGCATTCTGGGAGGGAATGGCATTGTTTTCAACGATTATTGACACCAGAAAATTGAACATTGAGGGTGTATTGACAGGTTTTCAGCAACAGATTCTCAAGCTTCTCTGA
- a CDS encoding aminotransferase class III-fold pyridoxal phosphate-dependent enzyme yields MKEGSYARMDRQERDYIHYLFGKHISHGQVRYLRCAHLDTYERKRKHVGFTDAESGRYFYDAFSSAGCFNVGRMNPEIIKVLEDALDSYDMGSAGFLSKPKIEFAEKLARVSPGDMNRVVLCATGADACACAMKLAKGATGRNEIITMVKAYHGHEGFSLSGNGKDYYKELFLPLMPGFKLAPFNDLEAVKKLASKNTAAIVLEPVQGEGGIHVAKKEYMLGLRKLCDELGIMLVFDEVQTGIGRTGKLWCSEHYGVVPDIMFLAKSISGGLYPNGAVVYRDIKLLSDYVDKNPTFHAALSGGTDLACIVSSRVLDFIIDNKISDNAAVAGKRFKEGLEALWRENPKLIKEVRGLGLMIGMEYNYEFVGALMAECLAANGIWAAYSGNAPQVMRFQIPITVTMEEVEDMLVRIRQSVKDMRKYLIPLLPLARFSMFRKLLDNLHIQIVAFNLMRDIEEFIMIKILRRS; encoded by the coding sequence ATGAAGGAAGGCTCTTATGCAAGGATGGACAGGCAGGAAAGGGATTACATTCATTATCTTTTTGGAAAGCATATCTCTCACGGACAGGTGCGTTACCTCAGATGCGCACATCTCGATACGTATGAAAGGAAGAGAAAACATGTAGGTTTTACTGATGCGGAATCAGGAAGATACTTTTATGATGCCTTCAGTTCTGCAGGCTGTTTCAATGTCGGCAGGATGAACCCCGAGATCATAAAGGTGCTTGAGGATGCGCTGGATTCTTATGACATGGGTTCGGCGGGTTTTCTTTCCAAACCCAAAATCGAATTTGCAGAGAAACTTGCACGCGTATCGCCGGGAGATATGAACCGTGTAGTATTATGTGCTACGGGTGCCGATGCATGTGCCTGTGCAATGAAACTTGCAAAAGGGGCTACCGGCCGCAACGAAATTATTACCATGGTCAAGGCGTATCACGGGCATGAAGGGTTCAGTCTTTCGGGTAACGGAAAAGACTATTACAAGGAACTGTTCCTTCCTCTGATGCCGGGATTCAAACTGGCACCATTTAACGATCTCGAAGCAGTCAAGAAGCTTGCATCAAAAAACACGGCCGCCATTGTCCTGGAGCCTGTTCAGGGTGAAGGCGGAATTCACGTGGCGAAAAAGGAATATATGCTCGGTCTGCGAAAACTCTGCGACGAACTTGGGATAATGCTTGTCTTCGACGAGGTCCAGACAGGCATAGGAAGGACCGGAAAACTATGGTGCTCTGAGCATTACGGCGTCGTACCGGATATAATGTTTCTGGCTAAATCCATAAGCGGAGGTTTATATCCCAACGGCGCTGTTGTTTATCGTGATATAAAACTTTTGAGTGACTATGTTGATAAAAATCCCACATTCCATGCAGCGTTAAGCGGTGGAACCGATCTGGCCTGTATTGTCTCAAGCAGGGTGCTGGACTTCATTATCGATAATAAGATCAGTGATAATGCAGCTGTGGCGGGAAAACGCTTCAAGGAAGGACTGGAGGCGTTATGGCGTGAAAATCCCAAACTGATCAAAGAGGTAAGGGGCCTTGGACTCATGATAGGCATGGAGTATAATTATGAATTTGTAGGCGCGCTGATGGCCGAATGTCTGGCTGCAAACGGTATATGGGCGGCATATTCCGGGAATGCGCCTCAGGTTATGCGCTTCCAGATACCTATTACTGTAACCATGGAGGAGGTCGAGGATATGCTCGTAAGGATAAGGCAGTCTGTCAAGGACATGAGAAAATACCTTATTCCTCTTTTGCCTCTGGCAAGGTTTTCCATGTTCCGCAAGCTGCTCGACAACCTTCATATTCAGATAGTGGCGTTCAATCTTATGAGGGATATCGAAGAATTCATTATGATTAAGATATTGAGAAGATCTTAA
- a CDS encoding aminotransferase class III-fold pyridoxal phosphate-dependent enzyme produces the protein MNKPEKYNNTDKDMFFEKAAKVFSSGMVDMIKSQGFCFLENKREGAYVSDTDGISYIDCYTSEATYNLGRRNPKLAACLKKAIHETDQGNFVMLSEEKALLARKISEFIPGPLECVLYGVTRGESMEAACKLARGFTERPELVTVDGGSYGDGGFAISLSARNDKKDFGELIPAVKIVPFGDINAAKASIGSKTAAFILEPVQAENGCREANSEYLRQLRSLCDKSGAKLIFDESQTGFGRTGKKFAFENAGIYPDILVIGEAITGGMFPMTAMVFTKELKNLFDVHPLIHLCTFGGHDIGCRVAMTALDEYEYVKPWENADVMGRRLINDLKGIVSEYKDGKISVSGKGLLISMSFASENSAREFCNQAVKNGVLLKQGKVDGRSVVMRPVLTISETEIDMLLNGVKKALKGME, from the coding sequence ATGAATAAACCAGAAAAATACAACAATACGGACAAGGATATGTTTTTCGAAAAAGCGGCCAAGGTCTTTTCATCGGGCATGGTTGATATGATCAAGTCACAAGGATTCTGTTTTCTCGAGAATAAACGCGAAGGTGCTTACGTTTCCGATACGGATGGAATATCCTATATAGACTGTTATACTTCCGAAGCGACATACAACCTGGGCAGAAGAAATCCGAAACTTGCCGCATGTCTGAAGAAGGCCATACATGAAACAGATCAGGGCAACTTCGTAATGCTTTCGGAGGAAAAGGCTCTTCTTGCAAGAAAAATAAGCGAATTCATTCCGGGACCCCTTGAATGCGTATTATATGGTGTCACCAGGGGTGAATCCATGGAAGCTGCATGCAAGCTGGCCAGGGGGTTCACGGAACGTCCTGAACTTGTGACGGTTGACGGCGGTTCATACGGAGACGGCGGATTCGCCATTTCGCTTTCAGCGAGAAACGACAAGAAGGATTTCGGCGAACTCATTCCTGCAGTTAAAATTGTCCCCTTTGGGGATATCAACGCCGCAAAAGCCTCAATCGGAAGCAAGACGGCAGCCTTCATCCTGGAGCCTGTTCAGGCTGAAAACGGATGTCGTGAGGCGAATTCTGAATATCTGAGGCAACTCAGGTCCTTATGTGATAAATCCGGCGCAAAGCTTATTTTTGATGAGAGCCAGACAGGGTTCGGACGCACAGGAAAGAAGTTCGCATTCGAGAATGCAGGCATATATCCTGATATTCTTGTAATCGGTGAGGCCATTACAGGCGGAATGTTTCCTATGACAGCCATGGTATTTACAAAAGAACTGAAGAATCTCTTTGATGTACATCCCCTCATACATCTCTGCACGTTCGGAGGGCATGATATCGGGTGCCGGGTTGCAATGACGGCGCTTGATGAATATGAATATGTTAAACCCTGGGAAAACGCAGATGTCATGGGGAGGCGTCTGATAAACGATCTGAAAGGTATAGTTTCCGAGTACAAGGACGGAAAAATTTCCGTTAGCGGCAAGGGGCTTCTTATTTCAATGTCGTTTGCTTCGGAAAACAGTGCAAGGGAATTTTGCAACCAGGCTGTAAAAAACGGCGTACTTTTAAAACAGGGAAAGGTGGACGGCAGGTCCGTCGTAATGAGGCCTGTTTTGACAATATCGGAAACCGAAATAGATATGTTGCTTAATGGTGTGAAAAAGGCACTGAAAGGTATGGAATAA
- a CDS encoding amidohydrolase family protein, with protein sequence MNEEIIDMHTHLGNILYPGGGGLIEKTGQKKAIRFDIITISEKMLHFDLGDKKMEKILFGKYITIAERARNLTATRENMRRSMDENGIVASAVMPVPPNVRFSDLFRAAGKDKGILPFTGIDFSQSSDAIDSQLAADVNAGARGLKLHPVIQKEKLTSAKTFSAMESFMRYNLPVLCHSGTSSYYPKSEHFMEEPSYGEIFYIRNLARAFPGVCFIVGHSGLYEVEDAINMLHPYQNIYMEISFQNPWTIRRLIRTFGPDRILYGTDWPWGDRRTAVKCVQLACGKDRQLARRILYENAAELLCINL encoded by the coding sequence ATGAATGAAGAAATAATTGATATGCATACACACCTGGGTAATATTCTTTATCCTGGAGGCGGAGGTCTGATCGAAAAAACAGGCCAAAAAAAGGCAATCAGATTTGATATAATCACAATTTCAGAAAAGATGCTGCACTTTGATCTGGGCGACAAGAAAATGGAAAAAATATTGTTCGGAAAGTATATAACAATTGCCGAAAGGGCAAGAAACCTGACTGCGACGCGAGAAAATATGCGCCGATCAATGGATGAAAACGGTATTGTGGCAAGTGCCGTTATGCCGGTACCACCTAATGTGCGTTTTTCAGACCTGTTTCGAGCCGCCGGAAAGGATAAAGGAATTCTCCCGTTTACAGGTATCGATTTTTCACAGTCTTCCGATGCCATTGACTCGCAGCTTGCAGCAGACGTCAATGCGGGTGCCAGGGGATTGAAGCTTCACCCTGTTATTCAGAAGGAAAAATTGACAAGCGCAAAGACATTTTCAGCAATGGAATCTTTTATGCGCTACAATCTCCCGGTACTATGCCATAGCGGCACATCTTCATATTATCCGAAAAGCGAGCATTTCATGGAAGAACCTTCATACGGCGAGATTTTCTATATCAGAAACCTTGCACGGGCGTTTCCCGGAGTATGTTTCATTGTTGGACATTCGGGGCTTTATGAGGTGGAGGATGCAATAAATATGCTGCATCCCTATCAGAATATATATATGGAGATATCGTTTCAGAACCCTTGGACGATTCGCAGGCTGATAAGGACATTCGGACCTGACAGAATTCTTTATGGTACGGACTGGCCGTGGGGTGACAGGCGTACCGCCGTAAAGTGTGTACAGCTCGCATGCGGGAAAGACAGGCAACTTGCGCGCCGTATATTATATGAGAATGCAGCTGAATTATTGTGTATCAACTTATGA
- a CDS encoding saccharopine dehydrogenase NADP-binding domain-containing protein, with protein sequence MKILVLGGAGDMAMDVLDELGKEKKVKLITIADLNLERANKEASNRGKPFTACRLDVNESANVIELMKQHDITLGFAGPFYFFEKKIAEMAIEAGKPYVSIADDYESYLDVITLEEKAKEKGIHILTGWGNSPGMTQALAKKGYISMEEPKRINVHWAAGSNEAAGPANLTHLFNIFQGTCRQTIRGKEVEVPSGSGRKVVKFPFPMGELPVYYTGHGESVSMPRNMPGLEEATLHGGVQPAYIPLLVMGLSKLGLMNTHEKRKKLANFFYKIESIFGSGGLDKSVGRVDVYGLDKGKTVHRTYTYIGHIGKITSIPCATAALWELTGKFKKKPGGVYSPDRILDNPDEFLNELMRRGVEIFFYEEGLD encoded by the coding sequence ATGAAAATACTGGTTCTTGGCGGCGCAGGCGATATGGCGATGGATGTCCTTGATGAGCTGGGCAAGGAAAAAAAGGTCAAGCTGATAACCATTGCTGACCTCAATCTGGAAAGGGCAAATAAAGAGGCATCAAACAGAGGCAAGCCTTTTACTGCATGCAGGCTGGATGTCAATGAAAGCGCAAATGTAATCGAGCTTATGAAGCAGCATGACATAACGCTGGGATTTGCCGGGCCGTTTTACTTTTTCGAAAAGAAAATTGCTGAAATGGCTATTGAAGCTGGCAAACCCTATGTATCAATTGCGGATGACTATGAATCATATCTGGATGTCATAACCCTTGAAGAAAAGGCAAAGGAGAAGGGCATTCATATACTCACCGGCTGGGGTAATTCTCCGGGCATGACACAGGCCCTGGCAAAGAAAGGCTACATTTCGATGGAAGAGCCCAAGCGCATAAACGTTCACTGGGCGGCAGGGTCAAACGAAGCCGCCGGACCGGCGAACCTGACGCACCTTTTCAATATCTTCCAGGGAACGTGCAGGCAGACCATAAGGGGCAAAGAGGTTGAAGTCCCGTCAGGCAGCGGACGGAAGGTCGTGAAATTCCCGTTCCCCATGGGCGAACTGCCGGTATATTACACCGGTCATGGAGAGAGTGTATCGATGCCGCGCAATATGCCCGGCCTTGAGGAAGCGACCCTTCACGGAGGCGTACAGCCTGCCTATATCCCGCTTCTGGTCATGGGACTGAGCAAGCTCGGTCTTATGAACACACATGAAAAAAGAAAGAAACTGGCCAATTTCTTCTATAAAATCGAGAGTATATTCGGTTCAGGCGGCCTGGACAAATCGGTAGGCCGTGTCGATGTTTACGGACTCGACAAAGGAAAAACAGTACACCGTACCTACACGTACATAGGACACATCGGAAAGATAACATCTATTCCCTGCGCCACTGCCGCACTCTGGGAGCTGACAGGAAAATTCAAGAAAAAGCCGGGAGGCGTCTATTCACCTGACAGGATTCTTGACAATCCCGATGAATTCCTTAATGAACTGATGCGCCGCGGTGTTGAAATATTCTTCTACGAAGAAGGTCTGGATTAA